One Candidatus Omnitrophota bacterium genomic window carries:
- a CDS encoding P-II family nitrogen regulator, translating into MKYIVAIIQPDRLDEVLARLEEKEIHLVTVTSVMGRGRQKGISEVYRSHKEAGSLLKKVKLEIAVNDDFVKPAVEAIASRARTGHVGDGKIFILDLPECIRIRTGEKGNPAIG; encoded by the coding sequence ATGAAATATATCGTTGCGATAATACAGCCCGACAGGCTGGACGAGGTATTGGCGAGGTTAGAGGAGAAGGAGATACACCTGGTCACAGTCACGAGCGTCATGGGCCGCGGCCGCCAAAAAGGCATCTCCGAGGTCTACAGGAGCCATAAGGAGGCAGGAAGCCTCTTGAAGAAGGTCAAGCTGGAGATAGCCGTAAACGACGATTTCGTCAAGCCGGCTGTCGAGGCGATCGCTTCCAGGGCGCGCACCGGCCACGTCGGGGACGGGAAGATATTTATTCTCGATTTGCCGGAATGTATTCGTATACGTACAGGAGAGAAGGGAAATCCTGCAATTGGATAG
- the glnA gene encoding type I glutamate--ammonia ligase yields the protein MKLIKDKKIDIIDLKFNDLPGLWQHFSIPASELLEMDDITRSIWVDGIGFDGSSIRGFQKIQESDMIMIPDPSTAVVDPVCEVPTLSIICDIYDPLTRKPYSRDPRYIAKKAEKYLKDTGIADSVYFGPEAEFFIFNDIRFDQNENSGYYFIDSVEGDWNTGKKEDPNLGYKIRYKEGYFPVPPHDSLQDLRSRIILKMKEAGVNIEVHHHEVATAGQCEIDIKFDKLTKMADNLLMYKYIIKNMAKKAGMVATFMPKPLFADNGSGMHCHQSLWKNGTNLFFDKNGYALLSQTAKYYIGGLLKHANSLMAFCAPTTNSYKRLVPGYEAPVNLVYSARNRSAAVRIPMYSDSPKSKRIEFRPPDPSCNGYIAFSAMLMAGLDGIINKIDPGKPTDKDLFELSEEEMAKIPTVPSSLRRAIDALEADHEYLLRGGVFTKDVIDVWLEFKRKKEIDAVRMRPHPYEFYLYFDI from the coding sequence ATGAAACTCATCAAAGACAAGAAGATCGACATAATCGACCTGAAGTTCAACGACCTGCCGGGCCTGTGGCAGCATTTCTCAATACCGGCATCCGAACTGCTGGAGATGGACGATATAACGCGTTCCATCTGGGTCGACGGCATCGGGTTTGACGGTTCCTCGATCCGCGGTTTCCAGAAGATACAGGAATCGGACATGATCATGATACCGGATCCGTCTACCGCGGTCGTCGATCCGGTATGCGAAGTCCCGACCTTGAGCATCATCTGCGATATCTACGACCCGCTTACCCGCAAACCGTACAGCCGCGATCCGCGTTATATCGCGAAGAAGGCGGAGAAGTACCTCAAGGATACAGGCATAGCCGATTCCGTATATTTCGGGCCCGAAGCCGAATTTTTTATCTTTAATGATATCCGCTTCGACCAGAACGAGAATTCGGGTTACTACTTCATAGACTCGGTCGAGGGCGACTGGAACACCGGCAAGAAAGAAGACCCGAACCTCGGATATAAGATACGCTACAAGGAAGGGTATTTCCCGGTCCCGCCGCACGATTCGCTCCAGGACTTAAGGAGCCGCATAATCCTCAAGATGAAGGAAGCGGGAGTGAACATTGAAGTCCATCATCATGAAGTCGCCACAGCCGGCCAGTGCGAGATAGACATAAAGTTCGACAAGCTGACCAAAATGGCCGACAACCTATTGATGTACAAATACATCATAAAGAACATGGCCAAAAAAGCCGGTATGGTCGCGACGTTCATGCCGAAACCGCTCTTCGCGGATAACGGCTCGGGCATGCATTGCCATCAGAGCCTTTGGAAGAACGGCACGAACCTTTTCTTTGACAAGAACGGCTACGCGCTCTTAAGCCAGACCGCGAAGTATTATATCGGCGGCCTGTTAAAGCACGCGAACAGCCTCATGGCGTTCTGCGCCCCGACGACAAACTCGTACAAGAGGCTCGTCCCGGGTTATGAAGCGCCTGTCAACCTCGTCTATTCGGCGCGCAACCGTTCGGCAGCTGTCCGCATACCGATGTACAGCGACAGCCCGAAATCCAAGAGGATCGAGTTCAGGCCTCCGGACCCGTCATGCAACGGCTACATCGCATTCAGCGCCATGCTCATGGCCGGGTTGGACGGAATAATCAACAAGATCGATCCGGGCAAGCCGACGGATAAGGACCTCTTCGAATTAAGCGAGGAAGAGATGGCCAAGATACCGACGGTCCCGTCGTCTTTGCGCAGGGCTATCGACGCTTTGGAGGCGGACCACGAGTACCTGCTCAGAGGCGGGGTGTTCACAAAGGATGTAATAGATGTTTGGCTTGAGTTCAAGAGGAAGAAAGAGATAGATGCCGTCAGGATGCGTCCGCATCCTTACGAGTTCTACCTCTATTTCGATATTTAA
- a CDS encoding NAD+ synthase, producing MDPIRFGIAQMNPTVGDLQGNKEKIIKFISDARSLGCDIVILPELAITGYPPEDLLLKPQFADDAVKALNEIVHKTDNIIVIVGCLDKGKDGLYNSAALIRDKELIHIYHKILLPNYGVFDEKRYFKPGNESFAFKFEGLKIGLNICEDIWECCGPASFEAVDMGAQVMINISASPYHAGKIQAREKMLVERAQQTAAIVIYDNMVGGQDELVFDGGSMVIGWKGSVLTRGKQFEEDIALFDLNPEEYLKYRKAPKRKPAVNNYRAKELSLKRCEVKIRPPFPPRRLEKLGSIEEIYKALVLGTRDYMTKNGFKKAVVGVSGGIDSALTACIAVDALGKDNVAAVTMPSMHTKEETRADAVAVAKNLGLKTAAIPINTIYQAYTRMLKKEFKDAKTDITEENLQARIRGNILMALSNKFNWLVLTTGNKSEMSTGYCTLYGDMAGGFAVIKDVLKTVVYQLAEYRNAVAGKEVIPVTTIKRAPTAELKPNQKDQDTLPPYHVLDDILKLYVEEDRSASEIIAQRFDAKTVKKVISRVDKNEYKRRQSPPGVKITPKAFGKDRRVPITNRY from the coding sequence ATGGATCCGATCCGCTTTGGCATAGCCCAAATGAACCCCACCGTGGGTGACCTTCAGGGCAACAAAGAGAAGATAATAAAGTTCATAAGTGACGCAAGATCATTGGGTTGCGACATAGTAATCCTCCCGGAGCTTGCCATAACCGGTTATCCGCCCGAAGACCTCCTCCTTAAGCCCCAGTTTGCGGATGACGCCGTGAAAGCGCTTAACGAAATAGTCCATAAGACCGATAATATCATAGTTATAGTGGGCTGCCTCGACAAAGGCAAGGATGGGCTGTACAATTCAGCCGCTCTTATCCGCGACAAGGAACTTATCCACATATATCATAAGATACTCCTCCCGAATTACGGCGTATTTGACGAAAAACGCTATTTCAAGCCCGGAAACGAGTCCTTTGCCTTCAAGTTCGAAGGCCTCAAGATCGGGCTGAACATCTGCGAGGACATCTGGGAATGCTGCGGCCCCGCGAGCTTTGAGGCGGTCGACATGGGCGCGCAGGTCATGATCAATATTTCGGCATCGCCTTACCACGCCGGCAAGATACAGGCGCGCGAGAAGATGCTTGTGGAGAGGGCCCAGCAGACCGCCGCTATCGTGATCTACGATAACATGGTGGGCGGCCAGGATGAGCTCGTCTTCGACGGCGGGAGCATGGTGATAGGATGGAAGGGCAGCGTTTTAACGCGCGGAAAGCAGTTCGAGGAGGATATCGCGCTCTTCGACCTCAACCCCGAAGAATACCTTAAATACAGGAAGGCCCCAAAGAGGAAGCCGGCGGTAAATAATTACAGGGCCAAGGAACTATCGCTGAAGAGATGCGAGGTAAAGATAAGGCCGCCTTTCCCGCCGCGCCGCCTGGAAAAATTAGGCAGCATAGAGGAGATATACAAGGCGCTTGTCCTGGGCACCAGGGATTATATGACGAAGAACGGCTTCAAGAAAGCGGTCGTCGGCGTAAGCGGGGGGATAGATTCGGCCTTGACCGCGTGCATAGCCGTCGACGCGCTCGGAAAAGATAACGTCGCCGCGGTCACGATGCCGTCCATGCATACCAAGGAAGAGACGCGCGCGGATGCCGTAGCCGTCGCGAAGAATTTGGGCCTAAAGACGGCGGCCATACCCATAAATACCATCTACCAGGCATATACGCGGATGCTGAAGAAGGAATTCAAGGACGCCAAGACAGATATAACCGAAGAGAACCTGCAGGCGAGGATCCGCGGCAACATCCTCATGGCGCTTTCGAATAAATTCAACTGGCTCGTCCTGACGACCGGGAACAAGAGCGAGATGTCGACGGGTTATTGCACCCTCTACGGCGATATGGCCGGGGGATTTGCGGTCATAAAAGATGTACTGAAGACCGTCGTTTACCAGTTGGCAGAATACAGGAACGCGGTAGCCGGCAAGGAGGTCATCCCGGTAACGACGATAAAGAGGGCGCCGACCGCCGAATTGAAACCCAACCAGAAAGACCAGGATACGCTTCCGCCTTACCACGTGCTGGACGATATCCTGAAGTTATATGTCGAAGAAGACAGGTCGGCGAGCGAGATCATCGCCCAGCGTTTCGACGCGAAGACGGTCAAGAAGGTCATCTCGAGGGTCGACAAGAACGAATATAAGAGGCGCCAGAGCCCGCCGGGCGTCAAAATAACCCCCAAGGCATTCGGGAAGGACCGCAGGGTCCCGATAACGAACAGATATTAA
- a CDS encoding glutamine synthetase family protein, with product MAARSVKDKEYVLKMAKEANVKFIRLWFADILGFVKSFAITVEELEGALEEGMGFDGSSIEGFARIDESDMMARPDPSTFVLLPWRPKDEFAVARMFCDIVRPDGSPFEGDPRYILKQNLKRAAKLGFTFYVGPELEFFYFKDNKGTEPLDAGGYFDLIPPDPASDLRRDTVLMLEAMGIGVEYSHHEVAPSQHEIDLRYTDALTMADAAMTYRVVVKEVAQRYGYYATFMPKPMYGVNGSGMHVHQSLFKGDKNAFFEAKDKYHLSKIAKNYIAGLLKHSREITSVTSQWVNSYKRLVPGYEAPVYIAWAKRNRSTLVRIPEYKPGKEKATRIEYRSPDPACNPYLAFSVMLAAGLEGIEKNYELIPPTEENVFELTPEERTKRGIRPLPGDLYEAICETEKSSVVRKALGEHAFRSFIENKKIEWDKYRARVTDYEIKEYLAIL from the coding sequence ATGGCAGCCAGATCGGTCAAAGATAAAGAATATGTATTGAAGATGGCCAAAGAGGCCAACGTCAAGTTCATCAGGTTGTGGTTTGCCGACATCCTCGGTTTCGTAAAATCCTTCGCGATAACCGTCGAGGAGCTCGAAGGGGCGCTCGAAGAGGGTATGGGATTTGACGGTTCCTCTATCGAGGGTTTCGCGCGCATAGACGAGTCGGACATGATGGCGCGGCCCGACCCCAGCACTTTCGTCCTTCTTCCCTGGAGGCCGAAGGATGAATTCGCCGTCGCGAGGATGTTCTGCGATATCGTCCGTCCGGACGGTTCGCCTTTCGAGGGGGACCCGAGATATATATTGAAGCAGAACCTGAAGCGCGCGGCGAAACTCGGATTCACTTTTTACGTCGGGCCCGAGCTCGAGTTCTTCTATTTCAAGGATAATAAAGGCACCGAGCCGCTCGATGCGGGCGGGTATTTCGACCTTATACCGCCTGATCCGGCCTCAGACCTGAGGCGGGATACGGTCCTCATGCTCGAGGCTATGGGCATTGGCGTCGAATACAGCCATCACGAAGTCGCGCCGAGCCAGCACGAGATAGACCTGAGATATACGGACGCGCTCACGATGGCCGACGCGGCTATGACATACCGCGTCGTCGTAAAAGAGGTTGCGCAGCGCTACGGTTACTACGCTACATTCATGCCGAAACCCATGTACGGGGTGAACGGCTCGGGAATGCACGTCCACCAGTCTCTTTTTAAGGGTGACAAGAACGCCTTCTTCGAGGCGAAGGACAAATACCATCTCTCGAAGATCGCGAAGAATTATATCGCCGGACTGCTCAAGCATTCCCGCGAGATAACCTCGGTCACAAGCCAGTGGGTCAACTCATATAAGAGGCTCGTCCCGGGCTACGAGGCGCCGGTCTACATCGCCTGGGCGAAGAGGAACCGGTCTACGCTTGTAAGGATACCCGAATACAAGCCCGGAAAAGAGAAGGCGACGCGCATCGAGTACCGTTCGCCGGACCCGGCATGCAACCCGTACCTGGCTTTCAGCGTCATGCTCGCGGCAGGGCTTGAGGGCATCGAGAAGAATTACGAACTCATCCCGCCGACCGAAGAGAACGTCTTTGAATTGACTCCCGAAGAGAGGACGAAGCGCGGGATAAGGCCGTTGCCCGGCGACCTCTATGAGGCTATATGTGAAACCGAGAAGAGCTCTGTTGTAAGGAAAGCCCTCGGCGAACACGCTTTCCGCTCATTTATCGAGAACAAGAAGATCGAGTGGGATAAGTACAGGGCCCGGGTCACCGACTATGAGATAAAGGAATACCTCGCGATACTATGA
- a CDS encoding GAF domain-containing protein — protein sequence MTRKPAVKSARSRPAYEKQIEALSKISQTITSNLYLEDVLRLIVMVTAEVMNSNICSLMLVDEEKGELVIRATQSVSEAYNKKTNMKIGTGIAGKVAKEGKPIQVPDVREDPRYLNRDIAKSEKLCSLLSMPMIVKGKVIGVLNVYTSTPHSFTRNEINVLTSVANQAAVAIENAQLMVKSKIIQEELETRKMVERAKGILMRRGLAEEDAFRKIQKQAMSLRKTMKQIAEAIILTNELERGK from the coding sequence ATGACGCGTAAACCCGCGGTTAAAAGCGCGAGATCGCGCCCGGCATACGAGAAACAGATAGAGGCGTTATCAAAGATAAGCCAGACGATAACATCCAACCTCTATTTAGAGGATGTCCTGCGCCTTATCGTAATGGTGACGGCCGAGGTGATGAATTCCAATATCTGCTCATTGATGCTCGTGGATGAGGAAAAGGGCGAATTGGTCATCCGCGCCACGCAGAGCGTCAGTGAGGCTTACAACAAAAAGACCAACATGAAGATAGGCACCGGGATAGCCGGTAAGGTCGCCAAGGAAGGCAAGCCCATTCAGGTGCCGGACGTCCGGGAGGACCCGCGTTACCTGAACAGGGACATAGCCAAAAGCGAGAAACTCTGCTCGCTCCTCTCGATGCCGATGATAGTAAAGGGAAAGGTCATCGGAGTCCTGAACGTCTACACATCGACTCCCCATAGCTTTACCCGGAACGAGATAAACGTCCTTACCTCGGTAGCCAACCAGGCCGCCGTGGCGATAGAGAACGCCCAGCTGATGGTCAAATCGAAGATAATACAGGAAGAGCTTGAGACCCGGAAGATGGTAGAGCGGGCCAAGGGCATACTTATGCGCAGGGGCCTGGCAGAGGAGGATGCCTTCAGGAAGATACAAAAACAGGCGATGAGCCTACGCAAGACGATGAAGCAGATCGCCGAGGCGATAATACTGACTAACGAACTGGAGCGGGGCAAGTAG
- a CDS encoding carbohydrate binding domain-containing protein encodes MRRVLFVLGILFLSAICLPACGQKKAAAPEKTEVTPAPAPAPVVETPKAKAKPEIKEIILADFNTGKKPNNFGGDFGAWNKDQDDTTQGCKESFTSDERYGKEGFSLQLDYDVDSPNPAFNGFWMKLDNFDATPYDKLVFYVKGDATIGYPPRFKIELKNANGEVGKYYVTQISPTWAPVEVPFRSFGGIKDFSKLTEFTVVFEDSASRPKTGRIYMDNIGFAKD; translated from the coding sequence ATGAGAAGAGTTCTTTTTGTCTTGGGAATTTTGTTTTTATCCGCTATATGCCTGCCTGCGTGCGGCCAGAAAAAGGCAGCTGCTCCGGAAAAAACAGAAGTCACCCCGGCCCCGGCCCCGGCGCCGGTTGTGGAAACGCCTAAGGCGAAAGCTAAACCGGAGATCAAGGAAATCATCTTAGCCGATTTCAATACAGGCAAGAAGCCCAACAATTTCGGCGGCGATTTCGGCGCGTGGAACAAGGACCAGGACGACACGACCCAGGGCTGCAAGGAGTCCTTTACTTCCGACGAGAGATACGGGAAAGAAGGTTTCTCCCTCCAGCTCGATTATGATGTCGATTCCCCGAATCCTGCATTTAACGGCTTCTGGATGAAATTGGACAATTTCGACGCGACGCCTTACGATAAACTGGTTTTTTACGTAAAAGGCGACGCGACGATAGGATACCCCCCGAGATTTAAGATAGAGCTTAAGAACGCGAACGGCGAGGTCGGCAAATACTACGTGACGCAGATAAGCCCGACATGGGCGCCGGTCGAGGTGCCGTTCCGGAGTTTCGGCGGAATAAAGGATTTTAGCAAATTGACCGAGTTCACCGTCGTCTTTGAGGATTCCGCATCGAGGCCGAAGACCGGCAGGATCTACATGGACAACATCGGCTTCGCGAAAGACTAA
- a CDS encoding beta-galactosidase, whose product MDFKITEDNFKLSGQDFYVFSGEIHYFRIRPENWAAHLKKAKAANLNTISTYIPWDWHEYEEGKFDFSGHTNPQRNLLGFIELCKKNGLYLIVKPGPYILAEYLDHGIPQWLLSSHPEILALNREGKTFGHARVTLMHPVYLKYARLWYDKILAIIKDNLITKSGGIILSMQLCNEIGVFTWLDKEADHNPVSLDHYRKFLSEKYKKINRLNVLYKAKYKSFSSVVPPQGNPAKLTELAADLDWHLFWRRYYAVYVEHLLKEVTKSGIHIPFTHNLPGWVWGRAVEYPLNITMYQDVAKLYPKVMLAVDHIPENISYRNFHDAAIIQQFTRAIQGNRGPTFVAEMQAGTREHNVVTYPDELELFYKSALAYGAAGMNFYMFSQGKNPKGKSAVGPTFYWQTPLDYDGKETALYPVVRRFGKLASAFGALASRAKADSKVALLFYKPYYYTELTHNYDLEKMGLSYNPKTIRDSIFYEGMAKILKMLNCDYDILDMELTKPKDLAKYKQAWIVSLEYMDAESQKLLANYVGNGGHLVILPRVPKYDLSLKPCEVLRQFLKIGETEEVSPRAPTIDFFDVKEISVFNPIEVFNEPNAEPMALLPDGSTCGFVKHFGGGWALVLGTAFGYSTEESIDAYSRILKMDDIRGNASPTNGRMVAQEFFDEGRALLFVANYYRTAESGHIIFADPVTKEEKKMPYGAPLTLAGLTGLIIPVNFQIHGSAARIIFSTSQILNAFEKGGSIFVELHGQPGSGGELTVAIKKRPKQVFADGRKLEFSYRSGEAIIPFKHSDEGPVLMKINLN is encoded by the coding sequence ATGGATTTCAAAATTACCGAAGACAACTTCAAGTTAAGCGGGCAGGATTTTTACGTATTTTCGGGAGAGATCCATTATTTCAGGATAAGGCCGGAGAACTGGGCCGCCCACCTCAAGAAGGCCAAGGCCGCCAACCTGAATACTATAAGCACTTATATCCCCTGGGATTGGCACGAATACGAAGAAGGTAAGTTCGACTTCTCCGGCCACACGAATCCCCAGAGGAACCTCCTCGGCTTTATAGAGCTATGTAAGAAGAACGGGCTTTATCTAATAGTCAAGCCGGGCCCTTATATCCTCGCCGAATACTTAGACCACGGCATACCGCAGTGGCTCCTCTCCTCGCATCCGGAGATACTCGCGCTCAACAGGGAAGGCAAGACTTTCGGCCATGCCCGCGTGACGCTGATGCACCCGGTATACCTGAAGTATGCAAGGTTATGGTATGACAAGATCCTCGCGATAATAAAAGACAATTTGATAACAAAATCCGGCGGGATAATACTCTCGATGCAGTTGTGTAACGAGATAGGGGTGTTTACCTGGCTTGATAAAGAGGCCGATCATAACCCGGTCTCGCTGGACCATTACAGGAAATTCCTCTCCGAAAAATACAAGAAGATAAACCGCCTGAATGTCCTCTATAAGGCCAAATACAAGAGTTTCTCCTCGGTCGTCCCGCCGCAGGGAAATCCGGCTAAATTGACCGAGCTTGCCGCCGACCTCGATTGGCACCTCTTCTGGCGCCGGTATTACGCGGTGTACGTGGAACATCTTTTAAAGGAAGTCACCAAGAGCGGGATCCATATACCGTTCACGCACAACCTGCCCGGATGGGTATGGGGCCGCGCGGTCGAGTACCCCCTGAATATAACCATGTACCAGGATGTGGCCAAGCTCTATCCGAAAGTCATGCTTGCTGTCGACCATATACCGGAGAATATCTCTTATAGGAATTTCCACGACGCGGCCATAATACAACAGTTCACCAGGGCGATACAGGGGAACCGCGGCCCGACCTTCGTCGCCGAGATGCAGGCGGGGACAAGGGAGCATAACGTCGTCACTTATCCCGACGAACTGGAGCTTTTTTACAAATCCGCCTTGGCCTACGGCGCGGCAGGTATGAATTTCTACATGTTCTCACAGGGAAAGAACCCCAAGGGCAAATCCGCGGTCGGCCCTACTTTTTACTGGCAGACGCCCCTGGATTACGACGGCAAGGAGACCGCGCTCTACCCGGTCGTCAGGCGTTTCGGCAAGCTCGCCTCGGCTTTCGGCGCGCTCGCCTCCAGGGCGAAAGCCGACTCGAAAGTGGCGCTGCTCTTCTATAAGCCTTATTACTACACCGAACTTACGCATAATTACGACCTTGAGAAGATGGGCCTGAGCTATAACCCGAAGACGATAAGGGACAGTATTTTTTACGAGGGGATGGCGAAGATCCTCAAGATGCTGAATTGCGATTACGATATCCTGGATATGGAGCTTACCAAGCCGAAGGACCTGGCAAAGTACAAGCAGGCGTGGATCGTCTCGCTCGAATACATGGACGCGGAATCGCAGAAACTGCTGGCGAATTATGTCGGGAACGGCGGGCACCTGGTCATCCTGCCAAGGGTCCCGAAATACGACCTCTCGCTCAAACCGTGCGAGGTGCTTAGGCAATTCCTGAAAATAGGAGAGACCGAAGAAGTCTCCCCGCGCGCCCCGACGATAGATTTTTTTGACGTCAAGGAGATATCGGTCTTTAACCCGATCGAGGTCTTTAACGAGCCCAACGCCGAACCGATGGCGCTCCTTCCGGACGGCAGCACCTGCGGGTTCGTCAAGCATTTCGGAGGCGGCTGGGCGCTGGTCCTGGGGACCGCGTTCGGATATTCCACGGAAGAGAGCATAGACGCGTATTCGCGCATATTGAAGATGGACGATATCCGCGGGAACGCGTCCCCGACGAACGGCAGGATGGTCGCCCAGGAATTCTTCGATGAAGGCCGCGCCCTCCTCTTCGTCGCGAATTATTACAGGACAGCGGAATCGGGCCATATAATTTTCGCGGACCCGGTGACGAAAGAGGAGAAGAAGATGCCTTACGGAGCGCCGCTCACGCTCGCGGGATTGACCGGCCTTATCATACCGGTGAATTTCCAGATACACGGCAGCGCCGCGAGGATAATCTTCTCGACGTCGCAGATATTGAACGCCTTCGAGAAAGGCGGTTCCATATTCGTGGAATTGCACGGCCAGCCCGGATCCGGCGGCGAATTGACGGTGGCCATCAAAAAGAGGCCCAAGCAGGTCTTCGCCGACGGCAGGAAGCTCGAGTTTTCCTACAGGTCAGGCGAGGCGATAATACCCTTCAAACACAGCGATGAAGGCCCTGTCCTGATGAAGATCAACTTAAATTAA
- a CDS encoding glucoamylase family protein: MARKLPAFLVLSFALLFPLPCNAQEDVVVRIPPHSDIKVAADFDSGKDPNSIGGFPSMSFKKPSFLQSAYSKKEKHGEKGYSLEIEYYVPKGEDAIWSTDLNELDISAAKGVSFWIKCTEGSEKFWLALEDKAGNRNEVNLSGSIKPVTDWQEIKVPIEKFPSIDTNKMRKFSLDFKGEPSVISGKIFLDDISFYGDPELFFLGLKDNTAYYPEKVLANERKRDLLTSSDNQMLMGIAQDTWGFFKNVVDKRSHLPLDWIGMAPERAIGDYTSPTNTGLYFINIVAAFDLKFITREEAVKRISDTLDVMEKMPRWRGLWDNYHSTTNLQVTRRYISSVDNGWFAGGLIIARQAFDKELGKRCSKLLDEMDFSALYNKELGQLNLGYDGDTEKYSPYNYGQLNGEARFTSLVAIGKGNVPQEHWYKMARTFPPEIDWQSQKPEGKWVKKSGVKYFQGYYTHNGEKIVPSWGGSLFEFLMPSLMVKEKELAPNGLGLNDLKGVNAHIAMAKMKGYNAWGFSPCSTPDGSYGGYTEFGVAGIGFKGYKDEGVVTPHVVFLSLTFAPEEAISDIRRLLYYYNIYGEFGMYDAVNVKNGRVSYKYLALDQGMILPSIDNYLNNGAIRERFHKDPVARKTEKLLNENFFE; this comes from the coding sequence GTGGCGAGGAAATTACCGGCATTTCTTGTCCTTTCTTTTGCTCTTCTTTTTCCGCTCCCTTGTAACGCCCAGGAAGATGTCGTTGTCAGGATACCCCCGCATTCGGATATAAAAGTCGCGGCGGATTTCGACAGCGGCAAGGACCCCAACAGCATAGGCGGGTTCCCTTCCATGAGTTTCAAAAAACCCTCTTTCCTCCAATCGGCATACAGCAAAAAAGAAAAACACGGCGAAAAAGGCTATTCGCTCGAGATCGAATATTACGTCCCCAAAGGCGAGGACGCTATCTGGTCGACCGACCTCAACGAACTCGATATCAGCGCGGCAAAAGGCGTATCGTTCTGGATAAAGTGCACGGAAGGTTCCGAAAAGTTCTGGCTGGCGCTGGAAGATAAGGCCGGCAATAGGAATGAGGTCAACCTCTCGGGGTCTATCAAGCCCGTGACCGACTGGCAGGAGATAAAAGTGCCGATAGAGAAGTTCCCGTCCATCGACACGAACAAGATGAGAAAGTTCAGCCTGGACTTCAAGGGCGAACCCAGCGTGATAAGCGGGAAGATCTTCCTGGACGATATATCTTTCTACGGCGATCCGGAACTCTTCTTCCTTGGGTTAAAGGATAATACGGCCTATTATCCCGAAAAGGTCCTCGCGAACGAGCGCAAGAGGGACCTGCTTACGAGCTCGGACAACCAGATGCTTATGGGTATAGCGCAGGATACGTGGGGATTTTTCAAGAACGTCGTCGATAAGAGGAGCCACCTTCCGCTCGACTGGATAGGGATGGCGCCGGAGAGGGCTATTGGCGATTATACCTCGCCTACGAATACGGGCCTTTATTTCATAAATATAGTGGCGGCATTCGACCTTAAATTCATAACGAGGGAAGAGGCGGTTAAAAGGATATCGGATACGCTCGACGTGATGGAGAAGATGCCGCGGTGGCGCGGGCTATGGGACAATTACCACTCTACGACGAACCTGCAGGTAACGCGCCGCTATATCTCATCGGTCGATAACGGCTGGTTTGCCGGCGGCCTCATCATAGCAAGGCAGGCGTTCGACAAAGAGCTCGGAAAGCGCTGCTCGAAACTCCTGGATGAGATGGATTTCTCGGCCCTTTATAATAAAGAGCTCGGCCAGCTCAACCTCGGCTATGACGGGGATACCGAAAAATATTCGCCTTATAATTACGGCCAACTGAACGGCGAGGCGAGGTTCACGAGCCTGGTCGCCATAGGGAAAGGGAACGTCCCGCAGGAGCACTGGTATAAGATGGCAAGGACTTTCCCGCCGGAGATAGACTGGCAGTCGCAGAAGCCCGAGGGTAAATGGGTCAAGAAATCAGGCGTCAAATATTTCCAGGGTTATTACACCCATAACGGGGAAAAGATCGTCCCGAGCTGGGGCGGGAGCCTCTTCGAATTCCTGATGCCTTCACTTATGGTAAAAGAGAAAGAGCTGGCGCCTAACGGGCTGGGACTGAACGACTTGAAAGGCGTCAACGCCCATATCGCCATGGCTAAGATGAAGGGATATAATGCCTGGGGGTTCTCCCCGTGCTCGACGCCTGACGGCAGTTACGGAGGCTATACCGAATTCGGCGTCGCCGGAATAGGCTTCAAGGGATATAAAGACGAAGGCGTGGTAACGCCCCACGTGGTATTCCTGTCCCTTACTTTCGCGCCGGAAGAGGCCATCTCGGATATCAGGAGGCTTCTCTATTATTACAATATATACGGCGAGTTCGGGATGTATGACGCCGTAAACGTGAAGAACGGCAGGGTCTCGTATAAATATCTCGCGCTCGACCAGGGCATGATACTCCCTTCAATAGATAATTACCTCAATAACGGCGCAATAAGGGAACGTTTCCACAAGGACCCGGTAGCCAGGAAGACCGAAAAACTCTTAAACGAGAATTTTTTCGAATAG